The segment AAGTTCTAGCTTGATGCTGACAGCAAGTTCTAGCTTGATGCTGACAGCAAGTTCTAGCTTGATGCTGACAGCAAGTTCTAGCTTGATGCTGACAGCAAGTTCTAGCGTTAACCATTTCTGGTATACTGATAACCAATTCTAGTCTTATTAACTAACATTTCTAGTGTGATATTTGCAAACATTTCTAATGTGACTAGTATGATCTTGCCAAACATTTCTGTctagactccaggtagtgtgatgtTATCATCGTTAATATAACACGAGATGATGTGATGTTGACAGCCAGTTCTAGTCGTGATGACCAGATGGGTTTTTCTGATACGTACTTTATTCCTAGTCGTCCTCCAGTTTTAGGGGAATAAGTAACGTAAATAATCAACATTATAAGGTGCAACATACTCACTGCTGGAATGGAAGACTCGACGCCCAAGTAATTGGAAGTTGGTCTGAGGTCACTGTAGCAGTCATCCCCTCCCGAGATGCATCACCAGTTGGCACAAACCACAATTTTCCCACAAAACACATTATAAACAGCCATTTACTCAATACAACTGGGTCtataactcatgttatatctcGTGGTTATTAGGAGATACACAGTAACACTTGGTAATAACTGATGAATACTaaagtatatatttatatatggatTATTTTGTATAAGTATTTAGAAGGGTAACTTTCTGTCATGGTGAAGGTGGCAAGTATTGTCTAGTCATGGTGAGAAGAATCAGTAAATTAATCGTTGCCAACATCAAACATTTCAGCATATATTTGCCTAAATGTACGCGCATttacttaccattattagtatagGTTCCAACTTTTTTTTCTAGACGAATTGCTGCAATACagacatataaacattgcataaGTATACAGTAGAGCCTACTGGCACTGGTAGCACCGTTGTTGTCATGCAGAGTATTGGTTCCTATGTCCTAatgggattagtaccaaactatcaaagcaaaagattcggcaggagatgcaacactcccccaatgaaaagcagggggttcgtacgtcagtttgcgtgcggccagcagtaacaacctagttgataaggccctgatccaccatgagacctggtcacagaccgggtcgcgggggcgttgacccccggaactctctccaggtaataccaaCAATTAAATGACAAAGTTGGAGTTCTGCTAGACAGTTGTGGCTACTGTTATCTCGCCTCTGAGGGCAATCCATTAGCAGTGTATCTGATCATAGATAAATACTGTTTTAATACGTATTTATTTAATTCTAATGTGATGTTTCACCTGCTTTGTTTGGCTACATTCTCAAGGCGGCTGCTTGGTAAGTTGGGTTTCAATCTTATCTACTATACGAGGGTTGCCAtggttgcatgtcacctgtactccACCAGTGAAGTGGTGACATCTCAGTGATTATACACTAAGGGATATATACTTCATGGTATAAATATACTGAGAAATacacgcctctcggtgtatatatacccaAGATATACACTTCCCCCATGTTTGATTTTCACCGACTCACGTGAAGATGATCCCAGATAGTATACCGTTGCCTGTTCTGCATCACTTTCTATGGAACATTGGTAGCAACAAAGTTTTCTTGAAACTCGACTTTTTGCAGCGGTTTTGACAAGTCCCTCTTGATGGGGAGAGTCAAGAATTAACAAATTTTTTCACCCTTACAGATCATTATCATTTCCTCAGAATGGCCTTTATTCTTGGCAGCTCCTGTATCACATATTTTGAGATTCTTGACGAGCATCCCTTAGATATGACTGTAATGTCTCACAGTGTGAAGACACCTCAAGAGACTAAATCTGGTACTGGAACTAACTGATGCTAACCTAAAAGTTAGATTCCCTGAGAGTCAGTTTCTGAAGTCAGAGATAAAGATTCTTGGTCACACtttcactcctagaggggttacaactAACCACAGTAAAGTAGCAGCTATCTGTAATTTCCTTAAGCTACAGATGGTGGCCCgcagcctggtggcaaaagctctcacttcacacggtgaaggtccaagttcgattcccggcgaggttagaaacattgggcatgtttctttaaaccggttgtccatgttcacccatcagtacattaggtacctaggtgttagtcgactgactaatgctctgcataacaagcggctttctatatagtagtatgtcattgatgtcagctatggtctgtataccttgtacatgtacttatagaaataaagacattattattatcctttgttggattatgtagATAATCATGCAAGACTCGACTGCAATTTGCAAGTCGAGTCTTGACTGATACTGAACGTCAATACTCAGTTACCATGGTATGGGTTCAAAAACATTTTCGAGACATCATTTATCAGTATGCAGTCCATATCTTCACAGCTCATGCACCATTTACCCTCTCTGCTGCAGATTATTGTCATAGGGTGCGCTAAACCTGTGGGATTATAAAGCGCCTGTGGGCAGGGGggttggaaggcattcaggcgtTATTCGGGAAACtagagaacagatccaattccctagatcaagagcccctcaccagcatcaaggaacctcccatgaggggcCCTATGCTGCAGAACAAACAACCAACCGGACATTTGTCTAAACAGCCTTAGACCATccagttcaatcccacttttgcaTGCTTGGCTGGCAAACAAAATGTGGTCGTTAATTTAGAACTCTGTTAGAGGTGGGTGAGGGGGTTATAAGTGCTCTGTCAGGAGACAAAATGTATGACCCCCCCCAGCAGTATGACAAGGAAATGGAAAGCTTTAATTTCTGCGCCATCATCATGGCTCCCTGATGGGGAActagtaatgaaaaaaataccaAGTGTGTTCCAGTGTTTCACTTGAGGAATGATAGTGAATCACTATCAATAATGATGAAGCAAACTTACTTAAGTACTTTTATTGATCATAGTTTGTGAATGGTAAAACAGACTAATATATTGAAGATCATTGTTATATAACAGACATTATAGCTAACCCACAAATTTTGAACACATTATTTTGATTCGTCCTGAACTATTGTCACGACTGACATTCGCTTACAACACAGTTAAAAATATTTGAGTTAATAATTTGTAAACAAAATCTAGAATTCCTCAAATTCTGTACCATTTGTTTACTCCATGTAACTCATAAAAAAGGCAAGTGTTTCAGCTATTGCCACaaatattgcaatgtttttcttcagCTGTCATAATTAACTACCTTAACTCATCAATATCAACCTCTACTTATACTTGTCACTTTAAACTTCTCCTTTAGCTTGTTAATCAACTTCTACTTCAGCTTGTCAAGATTAACCTTATAGTTAACAGGAGGATTGCCCTTGGTACCCAGGCCAGTGACAGCAAAAGTTCCTCCTGACGAAGGGTAAGCAGCTATCTCTTCAGGAGTCATCTTGTAAGTGCCCGAGGTGACATACAGAGTGGAGTAGTCCTTCCCACCCCAGCACACTGATGTCACATTTTTGGATGGTATGGCGATCTTTCGTATCACCTTAGCTTCTTTAGGATCCACGCAGATTACCTGAACAAAGGTGAAATATGTAAATGACTTGAGTTAGGCATAAGTTTTTTCCGAATTAGATTATATACAGACTGTTCCTTTATGATTTtagctcttatatatatatatatatatatatatatatatatatatatatatatatatatatatatatatatatatatatatacatatatatatatatatgtatatatatatatatatatatatatatatatacatatatatatatatatatatatattgaaaaatgGATTCAttgctaatattattattattattcataatgGTCAAAGATTACTGAAACGTCTAATTTTATCTCTGAATTGTGGGAGAGGaggttaattgttccagccacggtactgtgacttaaaTTAGCTTTACAATAAATAGGAACTGACCTGTCTGCCGCCAAAGCAGGCGACCCACAAGTTACCATCAACGTCTATGGTCATGCCATCGGGCCTCTGGTCCTGCAGTCCGGCTTCTGGGTAGTCCAATAACACACGCTGGTTACCTGCCATCAACAGAGACCTGTATCTTAACGGGAGAACGCTCAGCTCACAACCACAGGGACTGGTTTGAATACCAAGTACACGTAAACAGTTCATTACCACTGAAACTTGTTTAGTTATCAAAACTTTgctgcccagtccctggacccattatgtacctctgtaatctttagactgtcgcccataggatgggtatgggggtacttaataaagatattaaaccaaGAAGTACGGTTAGACGTATGGGTAAGTTACCGGACTCGTGCTGTTCCTTTTCACCCACCAGTAattaggttcctgggtgttagtcaactgttctAGGTGACAACCTATGGGGCAGTACTAGTGTATCGTAGGAATGAGATCTAAGGTAAACTATGAAAAAAATACTGTtcttaaagtaaaaaaaaaataccaaggaACAGTTTGTTGATTTCaacaagttttttttatttaaaaatatacatttAAAATTTCCCGTAAGAATGAGTAAcattttaataattaaaaaaaaaatttaaagtcTTTAGAGCGTAGACCTTATGCAAGAATTTTTCCATACTATTAAAGTCTATCTTGCTCTACATGATACATTGTCTAGAACATAACAAAGAAACAGAAACATACGAAACACAgttgaatataaaagaaataagAACACTGGTATGACATAATATTagaaaagacataaaataaacaacagtattgcagtaggtctactgcagtagtaggcctactggctatCGTCAGGCAATATTCAAACAACACAATTATTCACACTCATATTTATACTTGCcttaattatttaattattattattattatttacgtaCTGATAGTCCCAGCTTCATCGTCATAATCGAAGTGGTATATAACCCGGGCAGGTGTGTCTATGTAATAGAAGGACTTGCGATCATGGCTCCAGGTCATCCCATTGGAGATTGTCACCTGAAGCATAGATGTTTTACTGTCACATATAAAAATACATTAAATTCTGTCATGAGGTTCAAATGAAAGATTCATTTTAATAATGGCCAATAATTACAAAAGTTATATTATGGGTAATAATGGCAATGTGTACGAATCTTTCAAACTTGCTAAAGTATTCAAATGTTGGGCAAAAGGAATACACCCATTGTTTTGTATCTAATGAGAAATTACCTCATTGAATACTAGAACCAGTTTGAGTCAACTACCTTCTTCACCCAGGTTGTGCAGACCAGGTCGTGGTCAAACTTGAATAAGGAGCAGTTGTTGTACTCGAGTATTTCTCCCTTGTCATTCTGGGGACACATCGTACCTGTCGACACCAACGTTTGGTTAAGAAATTCACCTGTAATTGTTTGGTCTAACAGAATATTAGGGTCCAGTCCATGGATACATTACCTGAAAATTTACCTAACATTGCCAAAATTTTATTAGCTCTTTTTGAGAACCCGTAGCATCTGTTTTGAAACTCTTCCTACATGGGAAGTAAGAATTTGTTCAGTAAATTAGCTCTTTTATTAAGACAAAATCTGGCTGTGTTAGACAAAACTAACCTAGATACTGTGACTAACAATATGCCCACAAGTGTATTTAAGTACACGTGATGCTGTGCATGCCTTAATTTTAGACGGCATTCCTTATCGGATTGAGCGTTATCAAATCTCAATGCTGAGGAGAAGCAGAGTCTAAAATAAGTCTTGCTTTATATCACGTGTCTTTATACTAACTTGAATATAAGAAAAATCCGTCTGGTCACACAAAATCTTACCTGCCCACAACCGTCCCTGGGGATCACATTTGGCATCGTTGAAGTGGTCATCAGTGGTGGTATGAAGGATCTTGGGCTTGGTTGTGTGAATGTCCGGGTCATCAACAGACCAGCGTACCACAGACAGGTTCTTTCCCAGACCCACCACCATTAACTCGGGATCATCTTCTACCGGGATCACCATATTGACCCCTTTCGCTGCGCCTCCATCATCTGTATGCACACATATTAAGAATGATCAAAGATGACATCCTTACTGTTATTTAACCAGCAGCACTGTATGATCCTAataggtttagcgcttattttttattataataatgttatTTATCAAGGCTTGTGAGTCAAGTGGTAACACCTAAAGCTTAACAACgagtggaaatgttgggcatgttttcttacacccgttgcccctgttcacatagcagtaagaaggtaccaTGTTCAACAAGACAATGTCATTTAACTCTGATCGAGTGATGAGggagttggatgaatcttattgtagccagccgGCCCAGTGGATAACGCGTCGGTCTTGAGTTTTaggactctctgaccgtgggttctgtccccacccgtggtatggtttgtttgcagttgtgtcactacgatttcgtgagtcatgaaacaGCTCACCTAAATTGAGCTCTTGGTGCCT is part of the Cherax quadricarinatus isolate ZL_2023a chromosome 63, ASM3850222v1, whole genome shotgun sequence genome and harbors:
- the LOC128698255 gene encoding regucalcin, giving the protein MVKEKVEKLAVPCLKLGEGPHWQEDLQALLFVDIFDKKLRRHFINTGRHQELNLDDGGAAKGVNMVIPVEDDPELMVVGLGKNLSVVRWSVDDPDIHTTKPKILHTTTDDHFNDAKCDPQGRLWAGTMCPQNDKGEILEYNNCSLFKFDHDLVCTTWVKKVTISNGMTWSHDRKSFYYIDTPARVIYHFDYDDEAGTISNQRVLLDYPEAGLQDQRPDGMTIDVDGNLWVACFGGRQVICVDPKEAKVIRKIAIPSKNVTSVCWGGKDYSTLYVTSGTYKMTPEEIAAYPSSGGTFAVTGLGTKGNPPVNYKVNLDKLK